A genomic region of Kribbella sp. NBC_00382 contains the following coding sequences:
- the groL gene encoding chaperonin GroEL (60 kDa chaperone family; promotes refolding of misfolded polypeptides especially under stressful conditions; forms two stacked rings of heptamers to form a barrel-shaped 14mer; ends can be capped by GroES; misfolded proteins enter the barrel where they are refolded when GroES binds) → MAKELRFGAQARELMLRGVEQLSEAVSSTLGPKGRNVVLEKITGSPVVTNDGVTIAREIYLKDQFENMGAQLVKEAAIKTNDIVGDGTTTATVLAHAIVREGMAAIGSGGNPVLIKRGIDLAVARLVERLRQVAYPVATELDFARVAAISANDDNMVGAVIAKALHSVGDGGIVTVEESAEHGIRVDFVEGFEFDNGYLSPYMVTDPGSLQAVVDDPYILLCSEKITKVQELMPLLEKVMRDPKPLVIIAESLEGTALSMLVHNHINGHFQCIGVRAPGFGDRRLHKLEDIAAITGGAVLSKHSGFSLENMDVDRLGRAIQVRVTADRTAIVASPGHEKDVEFRLAQLRAELDRAAFGIDEDVLTERIGALSGKVAVISVGAPTPAELKELQHRVEDALSATRAAMAEGIVAGGGVAILHAASALDDLEVKDDYAIGVEIVRRALREPAYLIATNAGYNGEEVLERISQLGTDDGFDALDGRYGNMLEMGIVDPLRVARSALQNGASVAGLLLTTNAMIAEEQTAWGGSAALMTEFGPLDEGLHQPSPDSSTPQSLGLGPSIG, encoded by the coding sequence ATGGCCAAGGAACTGCGATTCGGTGCACAGGCGCGTGAACTGATGCTGAGAGGGGTCGAGCAACTGTCGGAGGCGGTCAGCTCGACGCTCGGGCCGAAGGGCCGCAACGTCGTACTGGAGAAGATCACCGGCTCGCCCGTCGTCACCAACGACGGCGTCACGATCGCCCGCGAGATCTATCTCAAGGACCAGTTCGAGAACATGGGCGCCCAGCTGGTCAAGGAAGCCGCGATCAAGACCAACGACATCGTCGGCGACGGCACCACCACCGCGACGGTACTGGCGCACGCGATCGTCCGGGAGGGGATGGCCGCGATCGGTTCCGGCGGCAACCCGGTGCTGATCAAACGCGGTATCGACCTCGCCGTGGCCCGGCTGGTCGAACGGCTGCGCCAGGTGGCGTACCCGGTCGCCACCGAACTGGACTTCGCCCGGGTGGCGGCGATCTCGGCCAACGACGACAACATGGTCGGGGCGGTGATCGCGAAGGCGCTGCACTCGGTCGGCGACGGCGGCATCGTGACCGTCGAGGAGTCGGCCGAGCACGGGATCCGGGTCGACTTCGTCGAGGGGTTCGAGTTCGACAACGGGTATCTGTCGCCGTACATGGTGACCGACCCGGGCAGCCTCCAGGCGGTCGTCGACGACCCGTACATCCTGCTCTGCAGCGAGAAGATCACCAAGGTGCAGGAGCTGATGCCGCTGCTCGAGAAGGTGATGCGGGATCCGAAACCGCTGGTGATCATCGCCGAGAGCCTCGAAGGCACCGCGCTCAGCATGCTGGTGCACAACCACATCAACGGGCACTTCCAGTGCATCGGGGTGCGGGCGCCCGGGTTCGGCGACCGGCGGCTGCACAAGCTGGAGGACATCGCCGCGATCACCGGTGGCGCGGTGCTCAGCAAGCACTCGGGGTTCAGCCTGGAGAACATGGACGTCGACCGGCTCGGCCGGGCGATCCAGGTCCGGGTCACCGCCGACCGGACTGCGATCGTCGCCTCCCCCGGCCACGAGAAGGATGTCGAGTTCCGGCTGGCCCAGCTCCGGGCCGAGCTCGACCGGGCCGCCTTCGGGATCGACGAGGACGTACTGACCGAACGGATCGGCGCATTGTCGGGCAAGGTCGCGGTGATCTCGGTCGGTGCGCCGACGCCGGCCGAGTTGAAGGAACTCCAGCACCGGGTCGAGGACGCGCTCTCGGCGACTCGAGCCGCGATGGCCGAAGGGATCGTGGCCGGTGGTGGGGTGGCGATCCTGCACGCCGCGTCGGCGCTCGACGATCTGGAGGTCAAGGACGACTACGCGATCGGCGTGGAGATCGTCCGGCGGGCACTGCGCGAACCGGCGTACCTGATCGCCACGAACGCCGGCTACAACGGCGAGGAGGTGCTGGAGCGGATCAGCCAGCTCGGCACCGACGACGGCTTCGACGCCCTCGACGGCCGCTACGGCAACATGCTCGAGATGGGCATCGTCGATCCCCTCCGAGTCGCCAGATCAGCCCTCCAGAACGGCGCCTCGGTCGCCGGCCTCCTTCTCACCACCAACGCGATGATCGCCGAGGAGCAGACAGCCTGGGGCGGCAGCGCAGCCCTTATGACCGAGTTCGGCCCCCTCGACGAAGGCCTCCACCAACCCTCCCCCGACTCCAGCACCCCCCAATCCCTGGGCCTCGGCCCCTCCATCGGCTGA
- a CDS encoding serine/threonine-protein kinase, which translates to MGSSLGRGGMGEVFRAVDEQLGRPVAVKLMLPTDRDPRAVERFHREARSAAQLNDPHVVAVYDFGQEGDQFYLVMELVEGGTVASELAEHGPLPKDRAIDIVEQAAVGLAAAHRANVVHRDVKPGNLLLAPGGMVKVADFGIAHQSDTGATALTATGQLIGSALYLAPERAKGGQAGKPSDVYSLGCVLYQLLTGQPPFSAEHPAALLYQHVDAAPPLPSATRPELAGGLEAELLRMLAKDPAERPTAEAIAAGSLRTASLATTPLATTPLATAPVVAAGPVETTPLVPVSDTPPARPGRKKALLAGAGALVAVAAAVLVGVILNNNDPKAPTTDIGPGPGVVSSTPDTTATSSSEASQPSQPTRRTSTQPSQTPSSSNTPPPSSTPTTSAPTPTPTPSKPTQSPTPTATTTTPPTTAPSSTPPTEPPSSPPPSGTPSPDAQ; encoded by the coding sequence GTGGGTAGTTCACTGGGGCGTGGCGGTATGGGGGAGGTCTTCCGTGCCGTGGACGAGCAGTTGGGGCGGCCGGTCGCGGTCAAGTTGATGCTGCCCACCGATCGCGATCCCCGCGCGGTAGAGCGCTTTCATCGGGAGGCACGGTCTGCCGCGCAGCTGAACGATCCGCACGTTGTCGCCGTCTACGACTTCGGCCAGGAGGGTGACCAGTTCTACCTGGTGATGGAGTTGGTCGAGGGCGGGACGGTGGCGTCGGAGCTTGCCGAGCACGGTCCGTTGCCGAAGGATCGGGCGATCGACATCGTCGAGCAGGCTGCCGTCGGGCTGGCCGCGGCGCATCGCGCGAACGTCGTCCACCGCGACGTGAAGCCAGGCAATCTGCTGCTGGCTCCTGGCGGGATGGTGAAGGTCGCGGACTTCGGGATCGCGCACCAGTCCGATACTGGCGCGACCGCGCTGACCGCTACCGGTCAGCTGATCGGCAGCGCGCTCTACTTGGCGCCCGAGCGCGCCAAGGGTGGGCAGGCCGGCAAGCCGTCCGATGTGTATTCGCTGGGCTGTGTGCTCTATCAATTGCTGACCGGTCAGCCGCCTTTCTCGGCTGAACACCCGGCGGCGCTTCTCTACCAGCACGTCGACGCCGCACCGCCGCTGCCGAGCGCGACCCGTCCCGAACTCGCCGGTGGCCTCGAGGCTGAGCTGCTCCGGATGCTCGCCAAGGACCCCGCCGAGCGGCCGACCGCCGAGGCGATCGCGGCTGGTTCGCTCCGAACAGCGTCGCTTGCGACCACACCTCTTGCGACCACACCTCTTGCGACCGCACCGGTGGTCGCTGCGGGGCCGGTTGAGACCACACCACTAGTGCCTGTGAGCGACACGCCGCCTGCTCGGCCCGGGCGGAAGAAGGCTTTGCTCGCTGGCGCTGGAGCCCTCGTCGCTGTCGCGGCCGCGGTACTGGTCGGAGTCATCCTCAACAACAACGACCCGAAGGCGCCGACAACGGATATCGGCCCCGGACCAGGAGTCGTCTCCAGTACGCCGGACACAACCGCTACCTCCAGCTCAGAGGCAAGCCAGCCCAGCCAGCCGACTCGCCGCACCTCGACCCAGCCCTCCCAGACGCCGTCCAGCTCGAACACGCCGCCGCCCTCGTCCACTCCGACGACAAGCGCGCCGACACCAACGCCGACACCGAGTAAGCCGACGCAGAGCCCCACACCCACCGCGACGACCACCACCCCACCGACAACCGCCCCGTCGAGCACGCCGCCCACCGAGCCCCCGTCGAGCCCTCCTCCGTCAGGCACGCCGTCACCAGACGCCCAGTAA
- the mimD gene encoding propane 2-monooxygenase effector subunit MimD, producing MSTTFTTAESPFKSDNTPSNRCGFTLMNNQVGAVMAEVMSGKENVTVTPLPSMIRVDAVGKMEVVYDEISEALGEEEGSFDAAQFEENMSTHYGRMIHLDDRTIMFANPEDAAEYIGFDLTAH from the coding sequence GTGAGCACCACCTTCACCACCGCAGAGAGCCCGTTCAAGTCCGACAACACCCCGTCCAACCGGTGCGGCTTCACGCTGATGAACAACCAGGTCGGCGCGGTGATGGCCGAGGTGATGAGCGGCAAGGAGAACGTCACCGTGACGCCGCTGCCGTCGATGATCCGGGTCGACGCGGTCGGCAAGATGGAGGTCGTCTACGACGAGATCTCCGAGGCGCTGGGCGAGGAGGAAGGCTCCTTCGACGCGGCCCAGTTCGAGGAGAACATGTCCACCCACTACGGCCGGATGATCCACCTCGACGACCGCACGATCATGTTCGCCAACCCCGAGGACGCTGCCGAGTACATCGGCTTCGACCTGACCGCGCACTGA
- a CDS encoding amidohydrolase family protein — MYEKNGEKYFVVDSHMHYWNAGPDNWVPGAEQYAKGWIECFHAYQSLAPKETHWTIEKFMSYTEDDLMKDVFEDGYVDVAVFQPTYLKEWYKEGFNTTEKNAGLGEKHPGMFVLNTRFDPRDGDNGLVELKANIDRYGSIGVKLYTAEWNNGSRGYKLTDPAAYRYLEKAQEYGIKNIHVHKGPTIWPLDKDAFDVSDVDHAATDFPELNFIVEHVGLPRIEDFCFMATQEPNVYAGLSVVIGGLMAARPHFFAKVMGELLFWVGEDKMTFGSDYGIWEPKWQIEGFVDWEFPDAPEFADYPRLGVEGKKKILGLNAAKLYDIKVPGELQLKEATPAAQDDAKLVTQ, encoded by the coding sequence GTGTACGAGAAGAACGGCGAGAAGTACTTCGTGGTCGACAGCCACATGCACTACTGGAACGCGGGGCCGGACAACTGGGTGCCGGGTGCCGAGCAGTACGCCAAGGGCTGGATCGAGTGCTTCCACGCCTACCAGAGCCTGGCCCCCAAGGAGACCCACTGGACGATCGAGAAGTTCATGAGCTACACCGAGGACGACCTGATGAAGGACGTCTTCGAGGACGGCTACGTGGACGTCGCGGTCTTCCAGCCGACGTACCTGAAGGAGTGGTACAAGGAGGGCTTCAACACCACCGAGAAGAACGCCGGCCTGGGTGAGAAGCATCCCGGCATGTTCGTGCTGAACACCCGGTTCGATCCGCGCGACGGCGACAACGGCCTGGTCGAGCTGAAGGCCAACATCGACCGGTACGGCTCCATCGGCGTCAAGCTCTACACCGCCGAGTGGAACAACGGCTCGCGCGGCTACAAGCTGACCGACCCGGCGGCGTACCGGTACCTGGAGAAGGCCCAGGAGTACGGGATCAAGAACATCCACGTCCACAAGGGCCCCACCATCTGGCCGCTGGACAAGGACGCGTTCGACGTCTCCGACGTGGATCATGCCGCGACCGACTTCCCCGAGCTCAACTTCATCGTCGAGCACGTCGGGCTGCCGCGGATCGAGGACTTCTGCTTCATGGCGACCCAGGAGCCCAACGTCTACGCCGGTCTGTCGGTGGTGATCGGCGGCCTGATGGCGGCCCGGCCGCACTTCTTCGCGAAGGTGATGGGCGAGCTGCTGTTCTGGGTCGGCGAGGACAAGATGACGTTCGGCAGCGACTACGGCATCTGGGAACCGAAGTGGCAGATCGAGGGCTTCGTCGACTGGGAGTTCCCGGACGCGCCGGAGTTCGCCGACTATCCACGGCTCGGGGTCGAGGGCAAGAAGAAGATCCTCGGGCTGAACGCGGCGAAGCTGTACGACATCAAGGTGCCGGGCGAGTTGCAGCTCAAGGAGGCCACTCCGGCGGCGCAGGACGACGCGAAGCTGGTCACCCAGTAA
- a CDS encoding twin-arginine translocation signal domain-containing protein: MSDATRRGFLVFAGAGTAAAVGAVAAPKIFGDKSADAATQLEAADLANAESFVVHVKDVKKGELTILVGEREVSIIDRELATRLAGVTTA; encoded by the coding sequence ATGAGTGACGCAACACGTCGCGGATTCCTGGTGTTCGCGGGGGCGGGGACCGCGGCCGCGGTCGGCGCGGTCGCCGCGCCGAAGATCTTCGGCGACAAGTCCGCCGACGCCGCGACCCAGCTCGAGGCGGCGGACCTGGCGAACGCCGAGTCGTTCGTCGTGCACGTCAAGGACGTCAAGAAGGGCGAGCTGACGATCCTGGTCGGCGAGCGCGAGGTATCGATCATCGATCGCGAGCTGGCCACCCGGCTGGCCGGCGTGACGACGGCCTGA
- a CDS encoding iron-sulfur cluster assembly protein, whose protein sequence is MTATAERSRVLSALDLVRDPELDEPITTLGFVASCHVSAAGDVVVRLRLPTYFCAPNFAFLMVADAYDVLAALPEVRTVDVALEDHFAADQINAGVAARAGFVAAFDGEAAAELDELRRAFVSKAMLAGTHQVCRPLVAAGTDPAELSRLTLGDVPPSADLDRLRRRRDELGLRTDDSAPLLVDPGGTPVAAAGAPKYLGLARLTQTGIEANTGICRGMLQHRYTGAGAGEEGAP, encoded by the coding sequence ATGACGGCAACAGCTGAGAGGTCCAGGGTGCTGAGCGCCCTGGACCTTGTCCGCGATCCGGAGCTGGACGAGCCGATCACCACGCTCGGGTTCGTCGCGTCCTGTCATGTCTCGGCGGCCGGTGACGTTGTCGTCCGGCTCCGGCTGCCGACCTACTTCTGCGCGCCGAACTTCGCCTTCCTGATGGTCGCCGACGCGTACGACGTACTGGCGGCGCTGCCCGAGGTGCGGACGGTCGACGTGGCGCTGGAGGACCACTTCGCGGCCGACCAGATCAACGCCGGCGTCGCCGCCCGGGCCGGTTTCGTGGCGGCCTTCGACGGCGAGGCGGCGGCCGAGCTGGACGAGTTGCGGCGCGCCTTCGTGTCCAAGGCGATGCTGGCCGGCACCCATCAGGTGTGCCGGCCATTGGTTGCTGCAGGCACCGATCCGGCGGAGCTGTCCCGGCTGACACTGGGCGACGTACCCCCGTCGGCCGACCTCGACCGGCTCAGACGCCGGCGGGACGAGCTCGGGCTGCGTACTGACGACTCCGCGCCGCTGCTCGTCGACCCCGGTGGTACGCCGGTGGCCGCGGCCGGCGCACCGAAGTACCTGGGCCTGGCCCGGCTGACCCAGACCGGGATCGAGGCCAACACCGGGATCTGTAGGGGAATGCTCCAGCACCGGTACACCGGCGCTGGAGCCGGCGAGGAGGGAGCACCATGA
- a CDS encoding PrsW family intramembrane metalloprotease, producing the protein MTAVPQERVEQVRAAQLDAIEQSGWGLPYRFLQPHNLAFWVYLLGVGGGLLTMLRYFGAGAPFYAPALAGGVVLFGLYLVPWLLLLRHHNRFTAQPAGLLLTGFVWGGIAATFWIALPANTALQAIWAKVGGTSFAADWSAGLTAPINEEWGKALGLVLLIGLAPRLVRSAYDGFIIGAFIGLGFQVFEDVLYVYNGASQVFGVDQFGTSLQVFLVRGAAGIVSHALFSAIFCAGLMWALGRTRGERNTVRGVLTMLTAMLFHFAWDDMTGLSNGGVWSAILPFVIAAVELAFLFWVLRHAARQERTWIRALLTPEVDDPALLDAVSGFRKDRKRYRKHLHGRRKARHLIEATNDLAKEIAAAQGAETPRVTHARAELHRLRDKT; encoded by the coding sequence ATGACGGCCGTGCCGCAGGAACGAGTAGAGCAGGTTCGGGCAGCGCAGCTCGACGCGATCGAGCAGTCCGGTTGGGGCCTGCCGTACCGGTTCCTGCAGCCGCACAACCTCGCCTTCTGGGTCTACCTGCTCGGCGTGGGTGGCGGCCTCCTGACCATGCTCCGGTACTTCGGTGCCGGCGCGCCCTTCTACGCCCCGGCGCTGGCCGGAGGCGTCGTCCTCTTCGGCCTGTACCTCGTACCGTGGCTGTTGCTCCTGCGCCACCACAACCGCTTCACCGCCCAACCCGCCGGGCTGCTGCTCACCGGCTTCGTCTGGGGCGGAATCGCGGCGACCTTCTGGATCGCGCTACCGGCCAACACGGCGTTGCAGGCGATCTGGGCGAAGGTCGGTGGTACCTCGTTCGCCGCCGACTGGAGCGCCGGGCTGACCGCGCCGATCAACGAGGAATGGGGCAAGGCGCTCGGCCTGGTCCTGCTCATCGGGCTGGCGCCACGGCTGGTCCGCAGCGCCTACGACGGCTTCATCATCGGCGCCTTCATCGGCCTCGGGTTCCAGGTCTTCGAGGATGTCCTGTACGTCTACAACGGCGCCAGCCAGGTCTTCGGCGTCGACCAGTTCGGCACGTCGCTGCAGGTCTTCCTGGTCCGCGGCGCCGCCGGAATCGTGTCGCACGCTCTGTTCAGCGCGATCTTCTGCGCCGGCCTGATGTGGGCGCTCGGCCGCACTCGCGGCGAACGCAACACCGTGCGCGGCGTGCTCACCATGCTGACCGCGATGCTGTTCCACTTCGCCTGGGACGACATGACCGGCCTCAGCAATGGTGGCGTCTGGTCGGCGATCCTCCCGTTCGTGATCGCGGCGGTCGAGCTCGCCTTCCTTTTCTGGGTACTTCGCCACGCCGCCCGCCAGGAGCGCACCTGGATCCGCGCCCTGCTCACCCCTGAGGTCGACGATCCAGCACTGCTCGACGCCGTCAGCGGCTTCCGCAAGGACCGCAAGAGGTACCGCAAACACCTCCACGGCCGGCGGAAGGCCAGGCACCTGATCGAGGCCACCAACGACCTGGCCAAGGAGATCGCCGCGGCCCAAGGCGCCGAGACTCCCCGCGTCACCCACGCCCGCGCAGAACTCCACCGCCTCCGCGACAAGACCTGA
- a CDS encoding hemerythrin domain-containing protein: MTADVVDLIMQDHREVERLFDELKDHPEKRKGLVPVLTTLLSAHSRAEESVVYPAAAAEADEADDVAHSQEEHVEADQLLAKLAATDPDSAAFDKVLQDLVDAVSHHVNEEESSVLPGIRAKLSEKRRLELAEAFAASRKEHLGDQPDDITRAELLQQARNADISGVSSLDKDALQKKLREEASE, translated from the coding sequence ATGACTGCCGATGTCGTCGATCTGATCATGCAGGACCACCGTGAGGTCGAGCGGCTGTTCGACGAGTTGAAGGACCACCCCGAGAAGCGCAAGGGTCTGGTACCTGTGCTGACGACCCTGCTGTCCGCGCACAGCCGCGCCGAGGAATCCGTCGTCTACCCGGCGGCCGCCGCCGAGGCCGACGAAGCCGATGACGTCGCGCACAGCCAGGAGGAGCATGTCGAGGCCGACCAGTTGCTGGCGAAACTGGCGGCGACCGACCCGGACTCCGCCGCCTTCGACAAGGTCCTCCAGGACCTCGTAGACGCGGTCAGCCACCACGTCAACGAGGAAGAGAGTAGCGTCCTTCCCGGGATCCGCGCCAAGCTGAGCGAGAAGCGCAGGCTCGAGCTGGCCGAAGCCTTCGCCGCCAGCCGCAAGGAACATCTCGGCGACCAGCCGGACGACATCACCCGCGCCGAACTGCTGCAGCAGGCCCGCAACGCCGACATCTCAGGCGTGTCCTCACTCGACAAGGACGCCTTGCAGAAGAAGCTCCGAGAAGAAGCAAGCGAATAG
- a CDS encoding DUF4331 domain-containing protein, with product MSSHREAPEISKDPVADNTDVYAFVSPDKPDTVTLIANFIPFQNPFGGPNFYEFGDDVLYQIHISNAGTGKADISYQFRFHAEIRNKKTFLYNTGPITSIKDKTWNRPQYYSVTRVEHGRSRILARDLAAPPVNVGVRSTPNYAKLAGEAIHTIGKDRKVFAGQRADGFFADLGSIFDLGTLRPFQAAHLIPSAAAMGVNGLQGSNVHTIALQVPITDLTRDGKKPKDVMDVKSVIGVYATASRQQSKIFDDLLGISTWHGPHKQVSRLGNPLFNEVIVPMAEKDKWNSRPPSEDKKYAQYVTKPELAGLLPVLYPGVFPNLAAYKKPRADLAAILLTGIPKGVVPGFQNYTGPVQADMLRLNVAVPPSKSPNPLGLVAGDAAGFPNGRRVFDDVVTVEIRAVAGLTIPLVDPSFTPDGAASAVQDGTSNTNSAYLKVFPYLGTPGGGYQSKPGVPAAS from the coding sequence ATGTCTTCCCATCGCGAAGCACCGGAGATCTCCAAGGACCCGGTCGCCGACAACACCGACGTGTATGCGTTCGTCAGCCCGGACAAGCCGGACACGGTCACGTTGATCGCCAACTTCATCCCGTTCCAGAACCCGTTCGGCGGGCCGAACTTCTACGAGTTCGGCGACGACGTGCTCTACCAGATTCACATCTCCAACGCTGGTACCGGCAAGGCGGACATCAGCTACCAGTTCCGCTTCCACGCCGAGATCCGGAACAAGAAGACGTTCCTGTACAACACCGGTCCGATCACCTCGATCAAGGACAAGACCTGGAACCGGCCGCAGTACTACTCGGTCACCCGGGTCGAGCACGGCCGGTCGCGGATCCTGGCGCGCGATCTGGCCGCGCCGCCGGTCAACGTCGGCGTTCGCAGTACGCCGAACTACGCCAAGCTCGCGGGTGAGGCGATCCACACGATCGGCAAGGATCGCAAGGTGTTCGCCGGTCAGCGGGCGGACGGGTTCTTCGCCGATCTCGGTTCGATCTTCGATCTGGGCACGTTGCGGCCGTTCCAGGCGGCGCACCTGATCCCGTCCGCTGCTGCGATGGGTGTCAACGGGTTGCAGGGGTCGAACGTGCACACGATCGCGCTCCAGGTGCCGATCACCGACCTGACTCGGGACGGTAAGAAGCCGAAGGACGTGATGGACGTCAAGTCCGTCATCGGCGTCTATGCGACCGCGAGTCGTCAGCAGTCGAAGATCTTCGACGATCTACTCGGGATCTCGACCTGGCACGGTCCGCACAAGCAGGTGTCGCGGCTCGGGAACCCCTTGTTCAACGAGGTGATCGTGCCGATGGCGGAGAAGGACAAGTGGAACAGCCGGCCGCCGTCGGAGGACAAGAAGTACGCGCAGTACGTGACCAAGCCGGAACTGGCCGGTCTGCTGCCGGTGCTCTACCCGGGTGTCTTCCCGAACCTGGCGGCCTACAAGAAGCCGCGCGCTGATCTGGCCGCGATTCTGCTGACCGGGATCCCGAAGGGCGTCGTACCGGGGTTCCAGAACTACACCGGGCCGGTGCAGGCGGACATGCTGCGGCTGAACGTCGCGGTGCCGCCGTCGAAGTCGCCGAATCCGCTCGGGCTGGTGGCTGGTGACGCGGCCGGTTTCCCCAACGGGCGCAGGGTTTTCGACGATGTCGTCACGGTCGAGATCCGGGCGGTCGCGGGGTTGACGATTCCGTTGGTGGATCCGTCGTTCACGCCTGACGGGGCTGCTTCGGCGGTCCAGGACGGGACTTCGAACACGAACTCCGCCTACCTCAAGGTGTTCCCGTACCTCGGTACGCCGGGTGGTGGCTACCAGAGCAAGCCCGGCGTACCGGCCGCGTCATGA
- a CDS encoding EF-hand domain-containing protein produces MASEFQRRKVAGVFGAMDADRNGYLEESDFETLTERWVGLRGWEPGTADYERMRTIMMGWWSAISTMSGADDAGKVSLDELMTVVDQLPAMDEAVYGTADAMFDAIDQNGDDRIALAEHKQVVYAWKGSDDGIEEVFPQLDLNGDGHLSRTEFRELWSGFWRGDDPKSPSQWVFGPY; encoded by the coding sequence ATGGCCAGTGAGTTTCAGCGGCGCAAGGTGGCCGGGGTGTTCGGCGCGATGGACGCCGATCGGAACGGCTATCTCGAGGAGTCCGACTTCGAGACGTTGACCGAGCGCTGGGTGGGACTGCGCGGGTGGGAGCCGGGGACCGCGGACTACGAGCGGATGCGGACGATCATGATGGGCTGGTGGTCGGCGATCTCGACCATGTCCGGCGCCGACGACGCCGGCAAGGTGTCGCTCGACGAGCTGATGACCGTGGTCGACCAGCTGCCGGCGATGGACGAGGCGGTCTACGGGACGGCGGACGCGATGTTCGACGCGATCGACCAGAACGGCGACGACCGGATCGCGCTGGCCGAGCACAAGCAGGTCGTGTACGCGTGGAAGGGGTCCGATGACGGCATCGAGGAGGTCTTCCCGCAGCTCGACCTGAACGGCGACGGCCACCTCTCGCGGACCGAGTTCCGCGAGCTGTGGTCGGGCTTCTGGCGCGGCGACGACCCGAAGTCGCCGTCGCAATGGGTGTTCGGGCCGTACTGA
- a CDS encoding NAD(P)-dependent alcohol dehydrogenase: protein MKAVRLHGYHQQPVVEDVPEPKISGPLDVIVKIGGAGVCRTDLHIIEGQWADAMQPTLPYTIGHENAGWVHEIGAAVTNVQVGDTVILHPTPTCGLCHACRAGDDMHCENSSFPGLDSDGGMAEYLLTSARACVKLDPSTQPKDVAALADAGITAYHAVRKAIPLLYPGTTCVLIGAGGLGHIGIQCLSALTATNIIVVDRNPEALKLAEQLGADHTVVADGNQVQAVQELTGGAGAHVVLDFVAEQGAEQDGFAMTRPAGSYYVIGYGGELRIPTLDVISTERNVVGNIVGTFNELAELMALAQAGKVTLHTRTYPLEAAAEAVADLDAGRVRGRAILVP, encoded by the coding sequence ATGAAAGCTGTCCGGCTGCACGGGTACCACCAGCAACCAGTGGTCGAGGACGTTCCCGAGCCGAAGATCAGCGGCCCGCTGGACGTGATCGTCAAGATCGGCGGCGCCGGAGTGTGCCGCACCGACCTGCACATCATCGAAGGGCAGTGGGCCGACGCGATGCAGCCGACCCTGCCCTACACGATCGGGCACGAGAACGCCGGCTGGGTGCACGAGATCGGCGCCGCCGTCACCAACGTCCAGGTCGGCGACACGGTGATCCTCCACCCGACCCCGACGTGCGGGCTCTGCCACGCCTGCCGGGCCGGCGACGACATGCACTGCGAGAACAGCAGCTTCCCCGGGCTCGACAGCGACGGTGGCATGGCGGAGTACCTGCTGACGTCGGCTCGGGCGTGCGTGAAGCTCGATCCGAGTACGCAGCCCAAGGACGTCGCGGCATTGGCCGACGCGGGCATCACGGCGTACCACGCGGTGCGCAAGGCGATTCCGCTGCTGTACCCCGGTACGACCTGTGTGCTGATCGGGGCCGGCGGGCTCGGCCACATCGGCATCCAGTGCCTGTCCGCGCTGACCGCCACCAACATCATCGTGGTGGATCGCAATCCCGAGGCGCTCAAGCTCGCCGAGCAGCTCGGCGCCGATCACACGGTCGTTGCTGATGGCAACCAGGTACAGGCGGTCCAGGAGCTGACCGGTGGCGCCGGCGCTCACGTCGTACTGGACTTCGTCGCCGAGCAGGGCGCGGAGCAGGACGGCTTCGCGATGACCCGGCCGGCCGGTTCGTACTACGTGATCGGGTACGGCGGCGAGCTGCGGATCCCCACCCTGGACGTCATCTCCACCGAACGCAACGTCGTCGGCAACATCGTCGGCACGTTCAACGAGCTGGCCGAGCTGATGGCGCTCGCCCAGGCCGGCAAGGTCACCCTGCACACCAGGACCTACCCGTTGGAGGCCGCCGCGGAGGCGGTCGCGGATCTCGATGCGGGCCGGGTGCGAGGCCGGGCGATCCTCGTTCCGTAG